A region of Vespula vulgaris chromosome 1, iyVesVulg1.1, whole genome shotgun sequence DNA encodes the following proteins:
- the LOC127070499 gene encoding venom acid phosphatase Acph-1-like: MNTNVFLVVLFGFVTLVNCDLEVQLLHVLFRHGDKVPHRAYQNYPNDPYRDYSYYPMGDGDLTNEGKLREYKIGLMLRGRYDGYFGSDYWPDKIYGLTTDVPRTQLSIQLVLAGLFPPSEKQIWNPHLPWIPTWTTLATPHDIQSLLFPHYCPRYQEEYARFLEQDDIQEMIKKYKNIFSYLTDHTGKIVNTTKAVQYLYNLLKEEAAQNLTLPKWTENVFPSPMKEMTILDFNLRSYTKTLKRLNGGMLLRKIVNDIDLYQKGRLEPTDRKAFLFSAHEVNVAALARTLGTNEPLLPAYGSTIILETLRDKKGTYYIRVLLWTGVTEKLIIQTIPGCNELCPYNEFRHLLNDVIATDEEILCRRKDHNNNNNNNNNHHHHHISSSTNINLDKLMFYLLGISYVISKSLT; the protein is encoded by the exons ATGAATACCAACGTGTTTCTCGTTGTATTATTCGGTTTCGTTACATTGGTGAACTGCGATTTAGAAGTGCAACTACTCCACGTG ctATTTCGACATGGAGACAAGGTACCTCATCGAGCCTATCAAAATTATCCAAATGATCCGTACCGCGATTATTCCTATTATCCAATGGGTGACGGCGATTTGACCAAC GAAGGAAAGTTGCGTGAGTACAAAATCGGCCTGATGTTACGTGGACGTTACGACGGATATTTTGGTTCGGATTATTGGCCCGACAAGATCTACGGTCTTACGACGGATGTGCCAAGGACTCAGTTATCTATCCAGCTCGTACTGGCCGGATTATTCCCACCCTCCGAGAAACAGATCTGGAATCCACATTTGCCCTGGATTCCCACGTGGACGACGTTAGCTACACCACACGATATTCAAAGCCTACTATTCCCTCACTATTGTCCGCG ATACCAAGAGGAATACGCACGATTTCTCGAACAGGATGATATCCaagagatgataaaaaaatataaaaatattttctcctaCTTGACCGATCATACCGGAAAAATTGTGAACACGACCAAGGCCGttcaatatttgtataatttgttGAAGGAGGAg gccGCACAAAATCTAACACTGCCCAAATGGACGGAGAATGTATTCCCTAGTCCTATGAAAGAAATGACAATACTTGATTTCAATCTACGATCCTATACGAAGACCTTAAAACGTCTCAACGGAG GTATGTTACTGAGAAAGATAGTCAAtgatatcgatttatatcaAAAAGGAAGATTGGAACCCACCGATAGAAAAGCTTTCCTATTTTCTGCTCACGAAGTGAACGTAGCTGCATTGGCGAGAACTCTCGGCACCAATGAACCTTTACTTCCCGCTTATGGATCTACGATAATATTGGAAACTCTACGTGACAAAAAGGGAACTTACTATATTCGC gtacTTCTATGGACAGGAGTGacggaaaaattaattatccaaACTATACCTGGATGTAACGAGCTATGTCCGTACAACGAATTTCGTCATCTTTTGAATGACGTTATAGCAACCGACGAAGAGATTTTATGTCGACGAAaagatcataataataataacaataataataataatcatcatcatcatcatatatCGTCATCAACGAATATCAATCTGGACAAACTTATGTTCTATCTATTAGGAATTTCGTACGTGATTTCGAAATCGTTAACGTGA
- the LOC127070604 gene encoding AMMECR1-like protein, which produces MAAGCCGTKKQKLNNSTSIPCNGSTVLQNGTQIRYSTIVQPEMGFFCFDVLYCQLHQLDPPKTPNFSNDAFPLFVTWSIGKDMRLRGCIGTFNAMHLHAGLREYATTSAFKDSRFNPITREELPRLHVSVSILRNFEDGVDYLDWEVGVHGIRIEFHNEKGNKRTATYLPDVAPEQGWDQIQTIDSLLHKGGYKGLVTPDIRRSVKLTRYQSEKVTVSYQDYMTHWHCRRC; this is translated from the exons ATGGCTGCTGGCTGTTGTGGAACGAAGAAGCAAAAGCTGAATAACTCGACCAGCATTCCGTGCAATGGCTCGACCGTATTGCAAAACGGCACCCAGATACGCTATTCCACGATAGTCCAACCGGAAATGGGTTTCTTTTGCTTCGACGTACTTTACTGCCAACTACATCAACTTGACCCTCCAAAAACGCCCAACTTCAGCAACGATGCATT CCCTTTATTCGTAACTTGGTCTATTGGAAAAGACATGAGATTAAGAGGCTGCATCGGTACATTCAATGCTATGCATTTACATGCCGGATTAAGAGAATACGCTACTACTAG CGCATTTAAAGATTCTCGCTTCAATCCGATAACAAGAGAAGAATTGCCACGCTTACATGTAAGCGTATCTATCCTTAGAAATTTTGAAGACGGGGTAGACTATTTAGATTGGGAAGTTGGAGTTCATGGAATTCGTATAGAATTTCATAATGAAAAGGGTAATAAGCGGACCGCTACTTATTTGCCTGATGTAGCACCGGAACAAG GATGGGACCAGATACAGACAATAGACTCCCTGCTGCATAAAGGTGGTTATAAAGGATTGGTAACCCCAGACATTAGACGTAGTGTGAAGTTAACTCGTTACCAGAGTGAGAAGGTCACCGTAAGCTATCAAGATTATATGACACATTGGCACTGCCGAAGGTGCTAG
- the LOC127070606 gene encoding uncharacterized protein LOC127070606: protein MALRMSKGEVPENAIALTRSEAIKYQWNQIHKWKPQREVWPFSYGVALLGGVAALSGVYINMRIRKSLKLRSFGTAASAVTMSVCPGSLVCIAQLQMVTEKTFFPLESCPLCIEMRSIVVQNCGAIIYPMILSPIVNFLIAKRDGRFRMPYYTNWKEMIYFCVNLFKPIVPSLGVLGAINALAAAVIVYKQFNCLSYIREVLSVENESDELQKDF from the exons ATGGCTTTGAGAATGTCAAAGGGTGAAGTACCAGAAAATGCTATTGCTTTGACCAGAAGCGAAGCTATTAAATACCAGTGGAATCAAATTCACAAATGGAAACCACAAAGAGAAGT atgGCCTTTTTCATATGGAGTGGCTTTACTAGGAGGTGTCGCTGCGTTATCAggtgtatatattaatatgagGATTAGAAAATCACTTAAATTACGTAGTTTTGGTACTGCTGCTTCTGCCGTCACTATGTCAGTATGTCCAGGGTCGCTTGTTTGTATCGCCCAGCTACAG ATGGTTAcagaaaaaactttttttccaCTCGAAAGCTGTCCGTTATGCATTGAAATGAGATCGATAGTCGTTCAGAATTGCGGTGCCATTATATATCCTATGATATTATCACCGATAGTAAACTTTCTG aTCGCTAAGCGTGATGGAAGATTTAGAATGCCGTATTATACAAACtggaaagaaatgatatactTTTGTGTGAACTTATTTAAACCTATTGTCCCATCATTAGGAGTCTTAGGTGCTATAAATGCTTTAGCTGCAGCTGTCAttgtatataaacaatttaattgCTTATCTTATATACGGGAAGTATTATCTGTAGAAAATGAAAGCGATGAGTTACAAAAAGATTTCTAG